The DNA sequence TGATTGCAGACAAGACGCGTTCGAGGACGACAAACTTCCTCCACATTCCCACTGCTGTCAAAGGTTGTTATCCTCTCATAACCCAGGGGTGTGGGGTACTGCGCTTGTTGCTGACCTGAAGGATAAAGTGGGAACTCTCCCTTCTTCAAACAAAGGTCACTAGGCTGAGTCCCATTGGTGCCTCCTCCTGCTCCAGATGCAGCGTTTGAGGCTGCAGTGGAGGCTGATGCCGAGGCAgcggcagctgctgcagcagccacagcagcagccacTGTCCCAGGGTAAGGGGGAGGGGGGTTCATCTTGCTGAGCTCTAGAGGGGCACTGAACACCACAGTATCACCCTCAGCCAGCTGTGGAGCTGAACGAGTAGTCTTTATTTTTAGAAGGTGCTCGTGTTCACCTCCCACTGTTCTCTCAACTACCACCTCAGGAGGGTGAGGGATCTGGATTTGCAGTGCCCCCGTCTGGAGCTGGTGCACAGCTGCACCTGAAGGCTGTCCTGATGACATAGAGGGGACAGGGATTTGAATTTGAAGCTGCTGTTGAAGTTGATGgtgatgctgctgttgctgcatcTGATTCTGCTGCTGTGATTGCTGTTGATGATgcatttgctgctgctgttgcagctgctgctgaattTGTTGATGCTGTTgcagttgttgctgttgctgtatgtgctgctgtagctgctgctgatgttgctgctgctgtagctgctgctgctgctgctgtatgtgttggagctgctgctgaatgtGCTGTTgttgaagctgctgctgttgtaagTGTTGGTGCTGGAGCatctgctgttgttgctgctgttggagctgctgttgctgctgctgaagctgtTGTTGGTGGTGCTGTATTTGTTGGTGgtgttgtagttgttgtaactgttggtgctgctgctgttgctgatgGTGACttggttgttgctgttgctgttgttgctgtgaaGGATGATGAGAATGTGGAGGCCCCACCATCAGGCGACCCATATCCAGCCCTCCAAAGATGACCTGACCAGGACTGGAGTACCTGGTGGGAACTGTGTACTGGGCTGTCAGGATGGTGTCCTGGCTTTGGTCTGAACCACCAGCAGCAGCCCCAGAGGGCGTTGCTGTGGGGTTCGTTAGAACATccagctgaacattttgattgGCTAGGAGGGACTGAACCAGACCAATGCTTTGGGCAGGGGACATGGCCTGTGCAGGGCTATGGATGGGTGCAATAGGGATGTTGACAGTGCAGGGTGGATTGTCATCAGCGCCACCAGCAGGGCCTGTGACAGGCAGgtcatcttcatcctcactgAAGACGTTGGGGCTGAAGACAGGCAGATTGATGTAGTCCATGGAGATTTTACGCACCTCTGGCAGGTAGATGGTCATCTGTCTGGGCTGCAGATGGAGGAGGCTTGTCTTATAGATGACTGGGGGAGTAGGGGGGATGGGATAGAGAGGAAAGTGAAGGAAATTGGGAAATTGGATTAATATAATTACTTTCACTTGTATTTACTCATTCATTAAGTTTAATTAGCCAAAGACAAAGTTGTTGATTGGTTACCTGCACCAAGATTTGTTGGTAAGAATGTGGCCAGCCCCACTATCTTGAACTTTGTTCCCCAAATATTGGATGTGACCTGAGCAAGGTAATTTTGCTGGAAGACAGGAATAAAGAACAATGAAAGAactatgaaaacataaaaaacaactaaatggatacatttttaaaagagtttATCATTAAACAAATACTGCACATGAGTGACTTGATCACCCTATTGGAGACAACAGTACAGCAACAGGGTCATTGATCCCTCACCAGCTTCCCACCCAACTCACACTGCCAACTGTGAGTTTGATGGAGTTCACCGAAAAGCTGAAAGCAACACCACTTTGAAGAGAAATAGTGAATTCTGCTCAAAATAATTTGATGTTTACCTGAGTTATGTCATCTAGAGGAAATTCTCTCCGTGTTAGACTGGGTGACCCAATAGACGGTTTCCGTATGGGTAAACGTGGTGACCTGGAGATCTCCTGGGTAGCGCGGGACAGTTTGGGTGATTTTCTGGGATCAATGTTGATCCTGTTGGTAAAGGGACAAACTAAGTCTCTACAGAGAAGGTagcaaataaaaaagaaggTTTAGGCATGCAGTGAACCAGAAAACAAGTGTAGAACATTCCATTAGAGTTATTTTTGGAAAGGGTTAATATAACAAGGGTTAAGATTTTGATCACAGGGCCATCATTGTGGAGATGCCACATTACTTGCAAAATGAATCAGAGGTATGATGTAGAGTCAAACTCATAGAGGACTAAATTATtgtattacagtatattcagcTGGAAAGTAAATcaaaaagagcaaaacatttattcaaaggTTAATTTTTATGGTTGCATGTTGTTGTAGGATGGAGTGACAGAAATGTAAGAAATCtgaattcattctttatttctctgctATCACAGACACATCTAAAAGTAACCCCAAATAACTGGAATTTATGTGACCAACCAAGTGttcaaataaaaagaatgattattcaaaatgcacaaaaagaCCTTtgacattcatttatttaatatagtGTGGCAACCAGCAGATGATGAAATACCTCTTGACCATTTCACATGGACCAGTGACTGCTGAGTCAAAGAATCAAGTGtaacattaaaagaaataagGAAATGTTAGTTATACATAGCATACCACAGTACACATGGGTGTCTGGTTACCTGGGCAGTTTGGGGGATTTGCTACCCCTGGATATCTTTGGAGATTTTTTGCCAACCCAGTCATCGCTGAGCTCAATATCACTGGAGTCCGAGCAGttacagctgtcaatcatggcAGATATCAGACTGTTGCCATATATCTCATCTGAGGTGAGAAAACAGGATGGAGGATTTAAAGAGTGCAGTTAATTTTGGATAAATAGATTATGTATGTGTAGTTCTCAagaaaaactttattaaacACAAGACATGTGGCGTTATTTGCTCTCTCATTTGCAAAATTCTATCATTGTGATGCAAAAGAATCATAATTGATTCAAGATAAAATGGCCATAATCTTACTTTGTCAACTAAATCAGGAAGAAAAGATTGGGAGTACAAGTATGAGATGCCCAACAAAGTGGCAGTCTGTggcaaaaaacaatattaaaataaagttgGAATTTCAGGAAACATTGAAATCTACTTTAACAACCTGTAAGCAAGAACCTTGGTGTTTAATTATACTTTTAACAGAACACGATGGAGCTGCAGCAATGTCCTTCACTTTTTCTACACATAAACATTTCAGTTCAAACTATTGTTTGAGAAGTTTAaattcttctcttcttcctcattcATATGGGGTCTGTGAAACACTGCTGCTCCAGTTTAGGGCAAGCTAATTTATTTGATGGACATTAAAGTGTGAATGGGCTGGAATCATTTCATGGCTGGCTTCATTTATCACTGTGTGGGGAGGGAGCGGGTTGATTTATGAGGAACCCAGGGGCCATCAGAGCCCCCATTAAGCAGCTTTTAATTAACATGGGCCCAGTCTGCCCTATGTGACTAAAACATACTCACTCTCTCAGTGCCAACTCAAGAAACTCAAAGAACTGGAAAAGTACTGGAGCAGGCAAATATATCTGGGAGGAATACATCTAACAGTTTGATTTGAAGAGGAATAAAtagacaaactgtaaaaacattgtgatgataaaacacaataatattgCTATTGATCAAAAACATACACAGGACAGAACCTCTCATTTAACATGGAAGTCAAAGGAGAGGAGAGTTATAAGTtgttactgtatttgttttataaagCCATCTAAATGGCACTGCAGCTATGAATaacacatgcaaatagacaaaacatgCACCATATATTTATTAGCGCCTACATAAAAACATTGCAATTAAGTTAATATCCCAGGTCTTATTTGGAATATTATCTTTGTTGGGGTTAATACGTGAAGGTGATTCCGTCTCACCTGTTTTTCCATCTGTTTTGGGGTCCATAATGACAAACTCTGGACGCAGTTTACTTATTCGTCGGCCCTTGAGGATAGGCACCAGACCCCCTAGGTACTCAAGGTACAGAGTGTAACAGGGTCCCCCCACTTCGGGATTATCCTCTGTCCGCTTCATTGTACAATGCAGACGCTCATTCCCAGCTGTTGGGTAGCTCACAAAATCACGCATGTTGTTGGGATCTGGGATGGGGGgctggaaaagaaaacatatgGTTGTAGTATAATTAAAAGCTTCTCAAGTCACTGCTAGTAAAACCATTTTATCTAAGTATTTTGCTGTGAAAGTACAGCGTCTTTGATAGCACTGGTATGTTTCAAATACATAGCCTGGAAGtgcttcacatttatttttatggttttaatgGATCTTAACAACCTCCTGTGCTGTGTTACCTTGATGGTGGGAACAAAAGCGGTGGTGACATAAGAACAGAGGCGGGAAGGCATGGTGAGCTTGGCAAcatctttttcctccttcactgcTGTGGCGATGCCCTGCTGGCAGAGTAGCTGCAGGCTGGCAACGCGGTGCTCCACTCGCACAATGTAGAGCGCCGGCCCACACGCCAAGAACAGACGAGAGTCTCGGTGACCCCAGCACAGCGTAGTGATGGGGCGCTGCAGGGAAGATGCACTTGAGTGAGAACAAGGCTCCAAAAATTGACCACAATATTTTAAACTTCACTTTGTTACTTAATGTTACTTGTTATATGTTACTAGTTACTTTACAAAGAGTCATAAAGTAATGCATTAGTATTTCCTAGGATGACATCTAATTGGAAGGTTTTCCTCCAACTGGTGGCCTCTTGGGTCTTTAAATACATATTGGGGAAGAATCCAATCACTGACAAAGGAAAGTTAAATTCATAAAGTGCAAGTTTAAGGAGACAACTGATAACctgttttaataatttgtgtatatatattagtCAGGTTTGAGCCTGTTGCAGATGATCACCTGCGCTGGCGTGTCCAGTGTGTAGATGTGTTCACCACGAACGTTGTAGAACTTGACAATGGCGTTCCTTGTGGGGGGAGGACAGGAAGGGTCGGGGGAGAGGAGGGTCCTCTCCATCCCTGCCACCGCAAGGAGGTCCCCCTGCGAGCACCACTGGACCACCACATCTACAGCACAGGAGGACATGGTGGAAAAACCAGTGAACTAAGAATAACTGAGTGaaagaagcaaagaaaaaaaaaaaagagacaaagttgCTTGAACACTTGGGCCTGCACTGATAATTAGTCACCCACATACCTTTCAGACCAGTGTGGATGAGGGTGGGAGAGAGGTCATCATAGTTGTTCATCAGGCTGATGTCTCCAGAGGTGAAGCTGACTGTCAGCAGAGGTTTCTGGCTGTGCActaaaaagagacagaggacaACACAAATATGTTAGATAGCCATATTTAGCTGAGAGACAGAATAAAAGTACATGTATCAACTGTGAACCGTTCACCTGAGAACACTAAaacttgcatgtttttacatttaagtaAAGTGTTACTGACATAGTGGGAGTCAATCCATGTATATCTATGTGTTAAGATTATACACAACTGTGCGGTGAATAAGATTCAACAGTCAATTCAACATCAATGTAATCTGGAGATTTAACTTCATACAGCACAACAAAGAGAGTAACATGAAGGCTACATCAGCCCTATACAGCCCTAAAATTAGATTTCCAGGTTACATATGCCCTAGTGAGACAATCTCGTCATTTAATAAGGGTAGAAAagattagttaattaattaattactcaatcgacaggaaattaattagcaaatattttgataaccCATTcatcattaatacatttttcaagaaaaatgtattaaaaacacTGCTTAGTTCCAGCTTTTCACTTGTGATGATTAGCTACTTTTctttgagattttctttttgagATTGTGATAGGCATTTCACACtcttttctgatattttatagattaaaaaaatgaatcgAGAAATCAATCAGCAGCTTAATCGATAAcgaaaaaaacagctgcagccatAAATGAGGTATCATCCTTGTCCGATCCAAACATCTTGGTAACCTACAGAGGATGGGGGTGATCAATATGCATTTCCAGAGTGGGCCATAAAATAAAGGGGATGTGAggaacattgtgtgtgtgtgtgcgtgcttgttTGTGAGGCCATGTGTGTTTATTGTACAGATAGTTGGGTTCTGTTAAGAAAGCAGCAAGGACAGTCCCACATGTTTGCCAGCTATAATTCATGTTCAGTGAATTTTCCACTGTGCCCTAAtctacactaacacacactcagcaaCTCTCACTGCTGCATTTGTAGCTGCGAACAAGTGGCGTTCTCAGTCAAGCTGCTATAAATAACACACCTTCAGACAACCACGCATACATTTTCCAGGAAAACATCCTTGACTCCGTCCTTTCTTATAGTCCTCCAATGACCCAAATactaacacaaataaacacaaataaaatttgCTCCTACTCAGCCCAATAACAGTAACTACTTCTCTAGAGTAATCAGTTTACAATGGGTGTTGCATTAAATCAGATATATGATGTTGCTGTAAACGCGGTGTGGTGTACTGTGCAGTGCAGTGATAACGGGTCATCATCATATGTCATGACAGACGGATCTGGCAGGCGGAGGAAGAGGAAGCCTGGTGTCTCAGTCAGGTTGTCGGCTTTAGAGATAATTTCTATCGTGGCCAATCAATTACTATTGACTAGTTTAATTAGTGAGTTAGAGCATAATCAGTGTTCCAGCTAAGGCAAGCACTTTTCAGCTTTACCACTTGGCCCACTGAAGGGGGGGGGTCACacagcaggaggaggacagacccTCAGCAACACAGCCTTAGTAAATGGGAGTAATTAAGCTGAGGAGAAAAGGAggcaaacagacaaaacaggaaCCAATAAAAATGAGGTTGTTGTGTGAGCCGGTATACACAGTGAAAGCAGCAGGAGGGTGGGGGAAAGTCAGTGCTTCCTTTGAGAGACTGCTTACATCCCAGTGTACCATATACACACTGGAGTGTGTATCAAGAGGTACTCACCCAAGCTCCCTGTCAGTATGACTGTTCTCAATTACTTAATTATCACTGAATATATCTATCGGTTGACGGCAGAGGGAGCCACGTATAGAAAAGCTGACACTGCTTGTATCATGAGAGGATTAACGAAAATATCTGAATCATGACAATCTAAAAATAAGATACTCAGAGGGGAATCTACATGTGGGGAGAAAGTGTTTACCTTGcaacctttttttcccctcctagCTAACAACTCTGGTAATGAGGGCTGCTGTAGCAAAAACAGGCCCTGACGCTAACAATAGCATGCAGTCAACTGTGGCATCGCACTCAAGTATCAGGGTTATATCCTTGACATTGCAGGTAAACTTATTCCAGGGGAGTCTAAAATAAATTGGTTAAAGAAAGCTCCATAGAAAATATAGACAGGATACACTAATGTATTATTTCCACTGAGGTgacttttttttgcatgttaCATTTTGATTCAAGACCACACACTTCCTATTCCAGGTTTTCCCAGGTAGAGGCTGTAGTTATCCATTTATCACAGCCGTTACACAGAATCTAGTGACGCATGCCGTTACAATGTGAACGCTGCTGTTGTTATGACAACAACGCTGGCCTGCTTCTGCACCATAATGAGCTCGATCCCGACAAACAGAGGGTCAAGTGGCCACATCAGTCTTATGTCAGCAGTGCTCACTTTTACTGTGCGCCTCCTTCATCTCCTGTCCTCCATGTTTCAACACAACCCCGTCATCTACCCTCCTTTTAGTCACGCTTTTATTTCAGTGCGTCTCACCTTCCTCGTCTCCACAATTAGCAGAGAAGTGGAAAATGGTTGAATAGTGACCTTCCAACTTCCGAGGCTTAATTAAATGACTCACATTACTTGTGAGTTTGAGATTAGCATCATAAATTACAAATCTTTCTAACTTTTAACGTTAATGAATATGAGGCTAGGTGTTTTTATTATGCATGCCCCGAGTTGGAAATCTTTCCCCTTCCCCTTGGACTAAGAGCACGAGGAAGCATTGATGGAGCAGTAAAAGATGGAGGAAAAGGCAGGAGGAGTTAGAATAGAAGCTCACAGATGGGCCCACATCTGCGTTCTTCTGCACAACACTACCTACATATGAAACAGCTGCACAGCTCTACCTCAGCACTCCCTAGAGGCACTACGCCTTACTAGGTAAACCCATTATGAATTGACCTCCTATTCCACATCAGATTATACTCTTACATCATGTTGGATTGATCGCATGTCACTGGATGAGTATTTTTCACTTGACGGAAGAGACACTTCTAACTGTGCCATTTTAACTGAGACTGGTAGAATCTTTTAGGCTCCTAAGTATATGATTGTGTATCAGCTCTGTCAACACGCTTCTGAGTACACAGCAGTACTGTGGTTGAACCTGAATGGATGCAGTGTGGTTATTGACGGAAGACCGCAACTGCTCCTGATGTGCTGTTTCTCTCTATTGTATTACTGTAGCTGCTGTGCTATACAAGTTATATTGCAAAGCCTGAGGTCCATACATCACTGCAGAAAAAACTCTTACTTGACATAGGAGAATAAAAAGAGATCGGATAACATGTAGCTCTTGTTCCTACGGAGGTTAAATCTACTTATTGTATGTCGCACCAACTGTAAACTCAGTGTTTGATGATAAGTGATGTGGATTTagacatttttctgtcatttttgtccacAGATTTAAATATTGTGAGGGAAGAATGGAGGAAAAAGTCATCCTCAATCATCATTAATAAAGTAAGCAATACCGGTTAGTCAGTAAGtcaaattaagttttttttaaagattactTTATTGGTCTTTTTAGATAGTTTTCAATGGAGAGGTAACCAGGAAAtgggtgaagagagagagggagggatatgacatgcaacaaatgaTCCCTGGACAAAATCAAACCAGGGACATCGCAGTTATACGGTATGTGGATACCCCGGTAGACTAAGTTGAAGGTGGGGGGGTTGCCACTGAATAGCCTTCTACTCCAATCAGAAACTGAGCAGCATACCTTGTGGTGGGGAGTAGTCGTCAGAGTCTGTGTCGCTCTCACTACTGTCCTCGACCAGGAAACTGGGGTAGTTCCAGGACATGCTGACGATGCCATCCGACTCATGCAGCAGAATGTGGGCCAGCATGCGCCCATGGCAGTCCATCACTATCACCTGTCCATCTGCAGTACCAAACAACACCTAGAGAGGAACAGTAAAGACTTGTTAGGAAGAAAAACAGACGAGGAAACAAGTGACAGGAAATTATATTGGACACAAAAGACAGaagaacaaagatggaaagaaaggcACTTAGAAATAGATAAGGAGACGACAGATAGTGAGCAAAGCCACGAGAAATGCAtatcacaaagaaaacaacttaGAGAAACGGACTCAAATGGGATGAAGGGGAtgaacaaagacagagacacatATACAGGCTGAAAGCTTGATGACGTCCAACCTGAGCTGACAATTTAACAGCATGAAAGCAAAAACGCAGTCGAACAAAGCCATAGCACATTCAAGACAGAGAATGTTGGCTGTCACTCACAACTACTCTCCCTCAGGGCccgtctctgctctctgaatgACAAGTCTACATACTAAAAGTGGCAAATGAAAACCTAAAACTTCTACATCTATTAACATTCAAAGGCTGGCAGAGTGCTGAGGGAAacctttctttgtgtgtgtgtgtgtgtgtgtgtgtgtgtgtgtgtcttacctgCTGGTCATCCGGGGTCCAGATACCACAGGTGATCTGACTTTCCAGGTTGATCTCAGAGGACCAGTGTCTCTGCCCGCTGACTGATCCCACCAGGACAAAGCCATCACGGTAGGAGATAAGAGCTTGGGTGCCATCATGGGACCAGGTAAAGTCACTCACCTACAGGGCGACATGACATGTTAAGGATGAAATGATGTTAATGACAGAATGCTGAGCTCATTAACAGCTAGTTATTAGATAGTTATTGGAAAAATTCAtcctctgatttcagcttctaaaatgtgaagatttgctgcttttctttgtcatatatgatcaTAACAAGTTGAAGATGCCACCGTGGGCTCTGGGCTTTTTACTATTTTCCcgcattttatagacaaaagaATATTTTAGCCCTAAAGTAAACATTGTAAAATGCAATATCTGTCAAATTACTATAACTGCTAACTGTAAAATTACTAATTAGTGTTTTAGGTGCCCCACTGCTCTCACTAGTGGCTATAAGGATGGTTGGTCATTCCAAATCACTTCTCTCATAGGATGTAAGGAGAAGCACGGCCTCTAGAGGCCACTAGTGAGGCGTTTAAACTCTTACTCTGTAGCTACTAGTTTTATCCATCAGTACTGACAGTGATCAGTGTTGTTAAAATACCTTAGAATaaggtaaataaaaaaacatggctTCCCGAACacaatttttatttctttacataTTTTCCATATTCTGTGTCTGTGAAAAGTATAGTTgccgtaaaaaaaaaagcatttttaatcATTGATTCATTTCATGTCGTATTTCTGTGTACTAAATCTTACCTGAGCTCCACGGTCATTGACCAGCTCCACAGACCAGCGGCCCTCATACTGGATCCAAACAAAGATCCCTCCGTCTGTATCACAGGTGGCCAGTTTCTGGAAGGGCTCATTCCACCGCACCAAGACCACCTtaaaaggcacacacagaaacaaatgaaagggACAAAAACAATGATTAGAGAGActgtcctaaaaaaaaaaaacaatctagaTTGTATTGTATGCAGTTTAACAGTGACCTCGTTATTACAGAGACCTTTCTGTGACACAGCTTTGGCCCTTTTCCTACAACAGATAATGTGAGACAATCAACAACAAAGTGCCCTTGATCAAGACACTGAACCCTTGCCTGCAGACTCATTATAAGTCGCTCGAAATGGGAGCATCAGCTGAATGCCTTAAATTGCAGAAAGTGAAATCCAAGTTCCCACATTTCAATGAGCTAAATTTAGCATAGAACTAGATGAAAATATATCACAAAGTGGGTTAACCTCATTTTGAAAAAGTCGCAAAGGAGCTGCTAATATCCTGAATATTACAGACAATAAGATCCAATTATTTCATCTCCTATCTGTACCACACTTCCTTGATTCTCACTTGATTCAAGCAGTAGTTGatagtgtatttattttaacacattcTGTAGGTTCTTCTATTCTCCATTTTATTGAAAGCCTTTAGTTTGTTCAAAAGGAATTTGAGAGAAAGTGAAATATAAATCTTTTGAGAGAAAAGTGACAGTAAGAGACACAAAGAAAGGACAGCAAGAGGAACTTCATACATACAGAAAATACTATATTGTGATGAAAGTgaagatatacagtacagtaaactGTAAAGCCACTAATAGCAGTGACTCATACATGCATGAGTTTCTGTATTTGCCCGGAGGTCAGTGGAT is a window from the Thunnus thynnus chromosome 18, fThuThy2.1, whole genome shotgun sequence genome containing:
- the tulp4a gene encoding tubby-related protein 4a isoform X2 — its product is MFAAVEHGPVLCSDSNIMCLSWKGRVPKSEKEKPVCRKRYYEEGWLATGNGRGVVGVTFTSSHCRRDRPTPQRVNFNLRGHNSEVVLVRWNEPFQKLATCDTDGGIFVWIQYEGRWSVELVNDRGAQVSDFTWSHDGTQALISYRDGFVLVGSVSGQRHWSSEINLESQITCGIWTPDDQQVLFGTADGQVIVMDCHGRMLAHILLHESDGIVSMSWNYPSFLVEDSSESDTDSDDYSPPQVHSQKPLLTVSFTSGDISLMNNYDDLSPTLIHTGLKDVVVQWCSQGDLLAVAGMERTLLSPDPSCPPPTRNAIVKFYNVRGEHIYTLDTPAQRPITTLCWGHRDSRLFLACGPALYIVRVEHRVASLQLLCQQGIATAVKEEKDVAKLTMPSRLCSYVTTAFVPTIKPPIPDPNNMRDFVSYPTAGNERLHCTMKRTEDNPEVGGPCYTLYLEYLGGLVPILKGRRISKLRPEFVIMDPKTDGKTDEIYGNSLISAMIDSCNCSDSSDIELSDDWVGKKSPKISRGSKSPKLPRINIDPRKSPKLSRATQEISRSPRLPIRKPSIGSPSLTRREFPLDDITQQNYLAQVTSNIWGTKFKIVGLATFLPTNLGAVIYKTSLLHLQPRQMTIYLPEVRKISMDYINLPVFSPNVFSEDEDDLPVTGPAGGADDNPPCTVNIPIAPIHSPAQAMSPAQSIGLVQSLLANQNVQLDVLTNPTATPSGAAAGGSDQSQDTILTAQYTVPTRYSSPGQVIFGGLDMGRLMVGPPHSHHPSQQQQQQQQPSHHQQQQQHQQLQQLQHHQQIQHHQQQLQQQQQQLQQQQQQQMLQHQHLQQQQLQQQHIQQQLQHIQQQQQQLQQQQHQQQLQQHIQQQQQLQQHQQIQQQLQQQQQMHHQQQSQQQNQMQQQQHHHQLQQQLQIQIPVPSMSSGQPSGAAVHQLQTGALQIQIPHPPEVVVERTVGGEHEHLLKIKTTRSAPQLAEGDTVVFSAPLELSKMNPPPPYPGTVAAAVAAAAAAAASASASTAASNAASGAGGGTNGTQPSDLCLKKGEFPLYPSGQQQAQYPTPLGYERITTFDSSGNVEEVCRPRTRLVCNQNVYTLQGPGSSATLRVTSSSSSSADGKKIQLPYTSATLNRLTAPRYSIPSGDPPPYPDPANQNSAVGRNPGQRLDSSLIHATLRRNSREAALKVSQMLDPPRPLPPKAKNSSALAASYQQRVPTALYTCSQCSSGSSVGGTAPGSANGIAGGTIIRQDFPPGNGAPHSTVIVHSNSATPLASQSSYNLLSSLEGTGSVGAGVSNRDRADYVNSAFTEDETLNQSLRHLALGGNDASGLVVKRPPPYQWDPAATEEVWVPQERTATLNPTGPPLPHKPPPLILSPAQHLDVSRLPFVLSPKSPTSPSAASFQAAAAAAGYQISLQYPPATAYSGAQLQPIPGSPRPCSSPKEVVAPVPFSQQDATLVLPPGYPANLTNLACCPLPPMYPGGSACAGLPIPPIALHTPWGTYNSCPPISSPAVPLPPKASHMADKNVLSPPPPPPPPPPPPPAELQSHGGLQEAMAEAGESFQEVLSLTESPVPQRSEKFSKKNRKRVDGRAEEANVPPLAEGSKSKKEGRALGDFNSLISSPRLGGRDKKKLKGQKEQQLKAKKLNKATANSEFQDSSESEPELFISGDELLNQCQSGKKGWKSKRNLRAASELDEIKCRKANEKEDRGLGSQGFVYVMANKQPLWNEATQVYQLDFGGRVTQESAKNFQIELEGRQVMQFGRIDGNAYILDFQYPFSAVQAFAVALANVTQRLK
- the tulp4a gene encoding tubby-related protein 4a isoform X1 gives rise to the protein MFAAVEHGPVLCSDSNIMCLSWKGRVPKSEKEKPVCRKRYYEEGWLATGNGRGVVGVTFTSSHCRRDRPTPQRVNFNLRGHNSEVVLVRWNEPFQKLATCDTDGGIFVWIQYEGRWSVELVNDRGAQVSDFTWSHDGTQALISYRDGFVLVGSVSGQRHWSSEINLESQITCGIWTPDDQQVLFGTADGQVIVMDCHGRMLAHILLHESDGIVSMSWNYPSFLVEDSSESDTDSDDYSPPQVHSQKPLLTVSFTSGDISLMNNYDDLSPTLIHTGLKDVVVQWCSQGDLLAVAGMERTLLSPDPSCPPPTRNAIVKFYNVRGEHIYTLDTPAQRPITTLCWGHRDSRLFLACGPALYIVRVEHRVASLQLLCQQGIATAVKEEKDVAKLTMPSRLCSYVTTAFVPTIKPPIPDPNNMRDFVSYPTAGNERLHCTMKRTEDNPEVGGPCYTLYLEYLGGLVPILKGRRISKLRPEFVIMDPKTDGKTDEIYGNSLISAMIDSCNCSDSSDIELSDDWVGKKSPKISRGSKSPKLPRDLVCPFTNRINIDPRKSPKLSRATQEISRSPRLPIRKPSIGSPSLTRREFPLDDITQQNYLAQVTSNIWGTKFKIVGLATFLPTNLGAVIYKTSLLHLQPRQMTIYLPEVRKISMDYINLPVFSPNVFSEDEDDLPVTGPAGGADDNPPCTVNIPIAPIHSPAQAMSPAQSIGLVQSLLANQNVQLDVLTNPTATPSGAAAGGSDQSQDTILTAQYTVPTRYSSPGQVIFGGLDMGRLMVGPPHSHHPSQQQQQQQQPSHHQQQQQHQQLQQLQHHQQIQHHQQQLQQQQQQLQQQQQQQMLQHQHLQQQQLQQQHIQQQLQHIQQQQQQLQQQQHQQQLQQHIQQQQQLQQHQQIQQQLQQQQQMHHQQQSQQQNQMQQQQHHHQLQQQLQIQIPVPSMSSGQPSGAAVHQLQTGALQIQIPHPPEVVVERTVGGEHEHLLKIKTTRSAPQLAEGDTVVFSAPLELSKMNPPPPYPGTVAAAVAAAAAAAASASASTAASNAASGAGGGTNGTQPSDLCLKKGEFPLYPSGQQQAQYPTPLGYERITTFDSSGNVEEVCRPRTRLVCNQNVYTLQGPGSSATLRVTSSSSSSADGKKIQLPYTSATLNRLTAPRYSIPSGDPPPYPDPANQNSAVGRNPGQRLDSSLIHATLRRNSREAALKVSQMLDPPRPLPPKAKNSSALAASYQQRVPTALYTCSQCSSGSSVGGTAPGSANGIAGGTIIRQDFPPGNGAPHSTVIVHSNSATPLASQSSYNLLSSLEGTGSVGAGVSNRDRADYVNSAFTEDETLNQSLRHLALGGNDASGLVVKRPPPYQWDPAATEEVWVPQERTATLNPTGPPLPHKPPPLILSPAQHLDVSRLPFVLSPKSPTSPSAASFQAAAAAAGYQISLQYPPATAYSGAQLQPIPGSPRPCSSPKEVVAPVPFSQQDATLVLPPGYPANLTNLACCPLPPMYPGGSACAGLPIPPIALHTPWGTYNSCPPISSPAVPLPPKASHMADKNVLSPPPPPPPPPPPPPAELQSHGGLQEAMAEAGESFQEVLSLTESPVPQRSEKFSKKNRKRVDGRAEEANVPPLAEGSKSKKEGRALGDFNSLISSPRLGGRDKKKLKGQKEQQLKAKKLNKATANSEFQDSSESEPELFISGDELLNQCQSGKKGWKSKRNLRAASELDEIKCRKANEKEDRGLGSQGFVYVMANKQPLWNEATQVYQLDFGGRVTQESAKNFQIELEGRQVMQFGRIDGNAYILDFQYPFSAVQAFAVALANVTQRLK